In candidate division TA06 bacterium, one genomic interval encodes:
- a CDS encoding CDP-alcohol phosphatidyltransferase family protein, whose product MNLPNILSFLRIGLLPFIVLCLKAGQNWWVLGLLLLAVATDYFDGFTARKLGQVTDTGRIIDPLADKICVNTMVIALWLWRDFPWWAVCLIAGRDLLIVLGGMLALRKKKAVPVSNWPGKIAVTFMAATIICYSLNWQPWGLYLLYGSVLMVFVSGAIYLKTLTPFP is encoded by the coding sequence ATGAACCTTCCGAATATTCTTTCGTTCCTGCGGATCGGTCTTTTGCCTTTCATCGTGCTCTGCCTGAAGGCCGGGCAAAACTGGTGGGTCCTGGGCCTGCTGCTGCTGGCTGTGGCCACCGATTACTTCGACGGGTTCACGGCCCGCAAGTTGGGGCAGGTCACAGACACCGGCAGGATAATAGATCCATTGGCCGACAAGATCTGCGTCAACACTATGGTCATAGCGCTATGGCTATGGCGGGATTTCCCCTGGTGGGCGGTCTGTTTGATCGCCGGGCGCGACCTGCTGATAGTGCTGGGAGGGATGCTGGCCTTAAGAAAGAAAAAGGCAGTGCCGGTTTCCAACTGGCCGGGCAAGATAGCGGTCACTTTCATGGCGGCCACGATAATCTGCTATTCCCTTAACTGGCAGCCTTGGGGTTTGTATCTGCTGTACGGTTCGGTGTTGATGGTGTTTGTCTCTGGGGCGATATATCTTAAAACTTTGACCCCCTTCCCGTAA
- a CDS encoding DUF362 domain-containing protein gives MSSQVYFTDFGESSQRNIYAKLAEIMDKMPLAGVVAKGDLTAVKVHFGERGNTAFVPPHYVRAVVQKIKVLGAKPFVTDANTLYVGSRSNSVDHLETAQQHGFTYSLLGCPVLIADGLRGGAYVEVEVKGAHLKKVKLAHDLYQADAIVCVTHFKGHELAGFGGSIKNLGMGGGARGGKLAMHSDVSPIIKAEKCIKCGKCAQNCPADAIAIDKYAVIDPKKCIGCGSCIVVCPVYAARNGWDSGARKMQEKMVEHLAGFAQNKKGEIGYLNFIMNVSPACDCYGHADNPIVPDLGICASVDPVAIDAASNDLVMQAEGQKNSALEKAHKPGSDKFRDIYPEVDWAWQLAHAEKMGLGSRKYELVKVE, from the coding sequence ATGTCCAGCCAGGTTTATTTCACTGATTTCGGGGAATCCTCCCAGCGCAACATCTACGCCAAGCTGGCGGAGATCATGGACAAGATGCCGCTCGCCGGGGTGGTGGCCAAGGGGGACCTGACGGCGGTCAAGGTCCATTTTGGCGAGCGGGGCAACACCGCCTTTGTGCCACCGCATTACGTGCGGGCGGTGGTCCAAAAGATCAAAGTGCTGGGCGCCAAGCCCTTCGTCACCGACGCCAACACCCTGTACGTGGGCAGCCGCTCCAATTCGGTCGATCATTTGGAAACGGCCCAGCAGCACGGGTTCACCTATTCCTTGCTGGGCTGCCCGGTGCTGATCGCTGATGGCCTGCGGGGCGGGGCTTATGTGGAGGTCGAGGTCAAAGGCGCCCACCTCAAAAAAGTGAAACTGGCCCACGACCTGTACCAGGCCGACGCCATCGTCTGCGTCACCCACTTTAAAGGGCACGAGCTGGCGGGTTTCGGCGGCAGCATCAAGAACCTGGGCATGGGCGGAGGAGCGCGGGGGGGCAAGCTGGCCATGCATTCGGACGTCTCGCCGATCATCAAGGCCGAGAAGTGCATCAAATGCGGCAAATGCGCCCAGAACTGCCCGGCCGACGCCATCGCCATAGACAAATACGCAGTGATCGACCCCAAGAAGTGCATCGGCTGCGGCTCGTGCATCGTGGTTTGCCCCGTCTACGCCGCCCGCAACGGCTGGGACAGCGGGGCCCGGAAGATGCAGGAAAAAATGGTGGAGCACCTGGCCGGGTTTGCCCAAAATAAAAAGGGGGAAATAGGCTATCTCAATTTCATCATGAACGTCTCGCCGGCCTGCGACTGCTACGGCCACGCCGACAACCCGATAGTGCCGGACCTCGGCATCTGCGCTTCAGTAGACCCGGTGGCCATTGACGCCGCCAGCAACGATCTGGTGATGCAGGCCGAGGGGCAAAAGAACTCGGCGCTGGAGAAGGCCCATAAGCCGGGCAGCGACAAGTTCCGGGATATTTATCCCGAAGTGGACTGGGCCTGGCAGTTGGCTCATGCGGAGAAAATGGGGCTGGGCAGCAGGAAGTATGAGTTGGTGAAGGTGGAGTGA